One Coffea arabica cultivar ET-39 chromosome 5c, Coffea Arabica ET-39 HiFi, whole genome shotgun sequence DNA window includes the following coding sequences:
- the LOC140007361 gene encoding uncharacterized protein, with product MAAYAAEVNEEERRVDLDLVEEKRDMAAAKVAIYKNILTGYYNARVKHLRFNPGGLVLRKNSVSRTEPQGKLSPKWEGPYRVVESSQNGYCKLVYRDGSRVPRSWHAENLKLYHP from the coding sequence ATGGCAGCGTACGCAGCCGAAGTCAACGAGGAGGAGCGGCGAGTTGACCTCGACCTTGTCGAAGAGAAACGTGATATGGCCGCTGCCAAAGTTGCTATCTACAAGAATATCCTAACTGGTTACTACAATGCTCGGGTCAAACATTTACGATTCAATCCGGGAGGTCTCGTGCTCCGGAAGAACTCGGTCAGCCGAACTGAACCGCAGGGTAAATTAAGTCCCAAATGGGAGGGACCCTACCGTGTTGTTGAGTCCAGCCAAAATGGATATTGTAAACTGGTATACCGAGATGGATCTCGAGTACCTCGGAGCTGGCATGCCGAAAATCTTAAGTTGTATCACCCTTAA